The Salvia miltiorrhiza cultivar Shanhuang (shh) chromosome 1, IMPLAD_Smil_shh, whole genome shotgun sequence genome has a window encoding:
- the LOC131018831 gene encoding uncharacterized protein LOC131018831 translates to MERSEPTLVPEWLKNAGSLNGGNSVSNSDDQTSLKLARNKSFVNSNGNDFGRSFSSDRTTSLYFRRSSSSNGSGHLRSHNSFGKQHDRDWERERNTYDSRDREKSIMGDRRWRDSSDGSGAVSLGKSERDGFRCSHSMVSGNNVDTRHKKVVTDLSTTIGTKANDLLIKSSSIGGVKKTFLEKDFPSLGSEERTVIPEVGRVPSPGLSSAIQGLPLGSSTIVSGEKWTSALAEVPVLVGSNSNGISPPQQAGTTSSVNVALGSSTSLNMAEAVAQAPNRGQTTPSLSVGTQRLEELAIKQSRQLIPVTPSTPKTLVFSSSDKQKNKVVGPLKGDVSKASNVGKLHVLKLVREKNGTAPAMKDSLSPTSSSKLVSSTFAAPSVSGSTATRGPTNNPVHDRKPVFTLLEKRHTSQAKSRNEFFNSVRKKSMENSSSIADLPTASSSSLLEITTAISPSSSDKSEMEVMCANTSQAGETSVGVRLGGDNLSEIRSDRKENGDACDVQKHISNGKKHPSLDVIFSEEEEAAFLRSMGWEENAEGDEGGLTEDEINAFLKDVTKYINSKPSLKILKEAPPKIFPFDSHIGGISAGLSSSDAKLES, encoded by the exons ATGGAAAGAAGTGAGCCCACATTAGTACCAGAATGGTTGAAAAATGCTGGAAGTCTGAATGGTGGCAACTCTGTATCAAATTCAG ATGATCAAACTTCATTGAAGCTTGCAAGAAATAAGTCATTTGTGAATAGTAATGGTAATGATTTTGGACGATCTTTTAGTTCTGACAGAACCACCTCTTTATATTTCCGCCGAAGTTCTAGTAGTAATGGTTCTGGTCATCTGAGGTCTCACAATAGTTTTGGCAAGCAACATGATAGGGATTGGGAGAGGGAGAGGAATACATATGATTCTCGTGATAGGGAAAAATCAATTATGGGAGACCGTCGATGGCGGGACTCGTCAGATGGATCAGGAGCCGTCTCGTTAGGTAAATCTGAGAGGGATGGGTTCAGGTGTTCTCATTCAATGGTTTCTGGAAACAATGTAGACACACGGCACAAGAAAGTTGTAACTGATTTGAGCACTACCATTGGAACTAAAGCCAATGATTTACTTATTAAGAGCAGTTCCATTGGTGGAGTGAAGAAAACATTTCTTGAAAAAGATTTCCCATCATTGGGATCTGAAGAAAGAACAGTTATTCCTGAGGTTGGAAGAGTCCCATCTCCTGGTTTGAGTTCTGCTATTCAGGGCTTACCTTTAGGCTCCTCAACTATTGTCAGTGGCGAAAAATGGACTTCGGCTTTGGCAGAGGTTCCTGTTTTAGTTGGAAGCAATAGTAATGGCATCTCTCCCCCGCAGCAGGCAGGTACAACAAGTTCTGTAAATGTGGCTTTGGGTTCAAGCACCAGTCTCAATATGGCAGAAGCAGTAGCTCAGGCTCCTAATCGTGGTCAAACTACTCCATCG CTATCTGTGGGAACTCAGAGACTTGAAGAACTGGCTATCAAACAATCTAGGCAATTAATTCCTGTGACGCCGTCTACGCCTAAAACTTTG GTCTTCAGTTCTTCAGATAAACAGAAAAATAAGGTGGTTGGGCCTCTGAAAGGTGATGTTTCAAAAGCATCAAATGTGGGGAAGCTCCATGTTCTCAAGTTAGTGCGGGAAAAGAATGGTACTGCTCCTGCTATGAAGGATAGCTTGAGCCCGACAAGCAGTAGCAAACTTGTGAGTTCTACATTTGCTGCTCCATCTGTTTCTGGATCCACAGCAACTAGGGGACCAACAAACAACCCAGTCCATGACCGCAAGCCTGTATTCACTCTACTGGAGAAAAGACACACATCCCAAGCTAAGAGCCGCAATGAATTTTTCAACTCAGTGAGGAAGAAATCTATGGAGAATTCTTCTTCTATCGCTGATCTGCCAACAGCAAGCTCCTCATCCCTCCTGGAGATTACCACTGCAATTTCACCATCCTCTTCAGATAAGTCTGAGATGGAGGTTATGTGTGCTAATACTTCTCAGGCTGGTGAAACTTCCGTTGGTGTAAGGTTGGGTGGGGACAATTTATCTGAGATCAGAAGTGACAGAAAGGAAAATGGTGATGCTTGTGATGTGCAGAAGCATATTAGCAACGGAAAGAAGCATCCTAGCTTGGATGTTATATTCTCAGAGGAGGAAGAGGCTGCATTCTTACGTTCTATGGGATGGGAGGAAAATGCCGAGGGTGATGAGGGTGGTCTTACTGAAGACGAAATCAATGCTTTCTTGAAGGATGTTACTAAG TATATTAATTCAAAGCCGTCCCTCAAAATCTTGAAAGAGGCACCGCCAAAAATCTTTCCGTTTGACTCGCATATTGGGGGCATTTCTGCTGGATTGAGTTCTTCTGATGCTAAGCTGGAATCTTGA